CGCGGGCCGGTCGCGATCCCCGCAGCCTCCAGTCCGAGGTCTTCGAGGTTCGGCCGGCGCCCGGTCGCGACGAGGAGATCGGTGCCGCTGATCCTGTCCCCACCGTCGAGGAGGACCTCGACCCGGTCGCCGCTCCGGCTGACCGAGGCGACGCCCTGGCCCTCCAGGATCGCGACGCCGTCCGCAATCAGCGCATCCCTGACGACGGCCACGGCCTGGGGATCGTCGCGGGACAGGATCGTCTCCTTCTCGATGAGGGTGACGGTCGAACCCAGGCGTCGGAAGGCCTGCGCCATCTCCACGCCGATGGGCCCGCCGCCCATGATCAGGAGGTCTGCCGGCAAGGCCGTGAGCGTGAAAATCGTCTCGTTGGTGAGGAAACCGCTGTCGGCCAGCCCCGGCACGGATGGAACGGCGGGCCGCGATCCGGTGGCGATGACAAAGCGGCGCGCCCGGATCCGCCTCCCGCCGGCCTCGACCACCCGCGGATCGACAAACCGGGCGCTCGCCTTGATCACGTCGACGCCAAGGCCCTCGAAGCGCTCCACGCTGTCATGGGGAGCGATGGCCGCAATCACGCTGGCGATATGGTCATGGACCTGCTGGTGGTCGACCGCAGCCGGGCCGAGCGTGACGCCGAAGGCGGCACTGGTCCGGGGCAGGTGGGCTTTCGCCGCGGCCGCGATGATGGCCTTCGACGGGACGCATCCCGAGTTCAGGCATTCTCCGCCCATCTCGCCCTTCTCGACGAGCACGACGGACGCGCCCATCTGGACGGCCCCGGCCGCGACGGACAGGCCTGCCGACCCGGCACCGATGACGCAGATATCGCAGACGAGGTCGCCGTCGCGCTGCACCGGTCGACGGCCTGGCCCGGGAGAATAGGTCGCCTCCTGCATCAGATATCAGCACCTCGTGGCCATGGCGGCGGGTCGGCGACGCCGCCTGAGCCGCCGATGTCCCGCCCATCCTGCCACAACTCGGGGGCTCCGGCTGCAAGGGCTCGACAGCCCGTCGTCGTTTCAGGCGGGATCACGGAACAGCCGGGCAGCGTCGAGGCACCGGCCCGCCGCCGTCACCAGGCACATGGCGGCGAAGAGCCAGGCAATCAGGCCGAAGCTCTGCGGGAAGAGGCACATCAGGACGAAGGCCAAAATGGTCTCGGAGCCTTCGGCCAGTCCCGCCGCGTGAAAGAAACTCTTCTCGCCCCGCGCCGTGGTGGTCATGCCTCGCTTGGCGGCGATGGTGGCGAAGGCGAGGAAACTCGTCCCCGAGAGAAGAAAACTCGCGACGAGGACGAGGGCGGCAAGCGCGTTGGCGGGATCGGCGATGCCGAAGGCAACGGGCACGGCCGCGTAGAAGGCGAAATCCGCCAGGATGTCGAAATAGCCGCCGAGGTCGGTGGGCCCGCGCGCGCGGGCGACGGCCCCATCCAGGCCATCGGCGATCCGCGACACCGCGATCAGCAGGAGAGCGAGGAGGAACTGGCCGGCGGCGATGGACAGCGCAGCTGCGCAGCCGACTACGAGCCCGACCCCGGTGATCATGTTGGCGGTCGCGCCGCGGCCGGCCAGCCAGAGCCCGGCGCGGTTCAGCGGGGGATCGATGATCCGCCGCGCGAAGGGGTCCAGCATGCGACGATCTCTTGGCTCCTGCGCGGGATGGTCCAGACCTCGGCTCAGGTCGTCCCGCCAGCCATCAGCATATCACGGCCATGCCCCGCGAAGTGGCCCTAGTCCCCCGCGCCATCGCTCGTGACCGCCATCGCGAAGGCGCGGATGGCCGGCGCCGCCACGATCACGATCGGCAGCATCAGGGCCCAGGCGATGAGCCAGGCGCGCAGCCACTGGGCGAGGAACAGACCCTCCTGCAGCGCCGGCCAGCTGGCGACGGCGGTGGCAACGCCCGAGGTCAGGCCTGACTGGAGCGCTCCGAAGACGAAGTGGATGTGCGGCGCGGGATCTTCGGCATGGGCTTCTCCAGACGGTGGTGACTGGCCTGCAAGCTGCCGGCCAGCCACCTGTAGGCTCGGTTCGCCGCTGGCGGCGCGGTTAGCGGCCTCGCAAGGCGATCACGCCCACCGCGACCAGCAAGCCCGTCGAGACGAGGGCGAGTCCAGACCATTGCAGCACGGTCGGCCATTCTCCAGCCACGGGAATGCCGATGAGGATGGCAGCGGCCGGCACGAGGGCCGGGAAGATGGCAGCGCGGGATGCGCCGATGAGCCCAACAGCGCGGGTAAAGGCGATCACCGAGACGACGCCGGTCAGGACGCCCTGGACGACCACCTGCACGGCAAGCGTGCCGAGGGGGAGGCTCGCATAATGGGCGACGCCGTGGCTTGCCAGCGCCCAGGGCAGCATGACCGCGCCCGAGATGACCGAAACGATGGCGGTGCCGGCGACGGGAGGCACCTTCCAGCGCCGGGAGAGTAGGGTGAAGCCCGCCCAGAGCACTCCGGCGCCGGCGAACATCGCATCACCCAGCGGCGTGAGGCCGCCGCCGGTGAGGAGGCCTGGGCCGGCGATGACGGCGATGCCGGCGACGATGATGGTCGTGCCGAGGATCCGGGCGCGCGTCAGCGCTTCGCCAAGCACAAGTGTGGCGAGGATCATGCCAAGGACCGTCACGGTTGCCGGCTGAACCACGGCGCCATGGGCGAGCGGGGCGAACTGGTAGCCGCCGACGCCCAAGAGGATGAAGGGCGGACCGGCCAGCGCGGCGAGCGCCAGCGACCGCCAGAGGCCGATGGCTCGCACCTCGGGCCACGCGACCACCAGCCAGGGCAGCATCACAAGGCCCGCCGTCACATAGCGGAAGGCGGCGATGTCGACAGGCGTGAGGCCCGTGCTGATGCCCTGGCGGGCGAGGGCGAGATAGAGCCCCCAGATGGTTGCGGCAGCGGCGCCCAGCATCATGCCGCGCGCCTCCGGCGACAGGGCGGGGAGCGCGGTCTTGGCCATGGTGGTGGTCCCCGGCAGGGCGGAGGGAAGGTGGGACATGGTCGTCTCCAACGGATGAGGAGTGAGGCGGGGTCAGAAGGTGATGATCTGACGGCCTTCGAGGAGCAGGCCGCGCAGCGAGGCGTGGCCCTTGTCCTCTGTCAGCATCGGGATCCCGGCCGATGTCAGGGCCTCGTGGACGCCATAGGACTTGGCGCAGTAGGCGCAGACGCCCCGCAGCGCTGGAGCCGCCTTGAGCCAGGTCCGGTGCAGGCTGTTCGCGGGGTCGAGCACGTCGGCCAGGGCCGTGGAGCCGGCGCCATCGAAGACGATGGTGACATCGTCCCCGCCGCGCATGAGCTCGTCGGCAAACATCAGCGCGCGATAGACGGCGGATTTCCCCGCACCTTCGAGCTTGGAATAGATCACGATCGCGACCTTGGTCATGGCATCCTCGGGGTTGGGGCGGGCGGCCCTCGCGGTGGGGTGAGCGGCTCAGGCCGCGGCAGGCCTGGCGAGGCGCTGCAGGGCGGCGATCGCCGCGGCGGGTTCGAGGCGGCGGCGGTAATCGGGCTCGACGGAAGCGAGGGCGATGCCTCCGCCGCGCTCGACCACGAATGTGGCCGGGATCGGCAGGGCCCAGAGACCGTCGCCATTCCGGCTCGGCAGGGCGTGCCCTGCCTTCTCGTAGAAGGGCTGGACCGTCTGAGAGAGGGTAAAGCGGATGCCGAGGGCATCGGCGAAGCCACCGCCGACATCAGAGAGCACCGGGAAGGTGAGGTCATTCTTCTCGGCCGTGGACAGGCTGTGGCCCGGCAGTTCCGGCGAGATGGCGACCAGCGCGCCGCCGGCAGACAGGATCTCCGGCAGCGCCGCCTGGTAGGCCCGCAGTTCCAGATTGCAGTAGGGGCACCAGCCGCCCCGGTAGAATGTGATGACGACCGGTCCCGCCGCGACGAGGCCCGCAAGATCGAAGGGGCGGCCGAGCGCGTCGACGAGGTGGTCCGCGGGCGGCAGCCTGTCGCCGGCGCGCGCGGCGCGGTCGAGGATGCCTGTGTCGCGGAGGGCCACGAGATCGTCGGCGATCATGGCGGCGGTGGCGTCGCCGACGCGGGCTTCCCAGCCCGTGCGGAAGGCGTCGAGGTGCGATGCGAGGTCCATGGCCTGTTTCCGGCTTGCGGGATCGTGTCGACGGGGCAGCGGCGGCACGCGGCCGCCGCCTTGGGGATCAGGCGGCCATGCGCGTGGTGAGCGCGGGCGCCGCGGGGAAGTCCACCGGGATGCGGGTCGTGGCGTGGAGGTAGTTCGAGATCGTCTTGTCGCCGACGGCGACGATCGCATCGACGAGCTGGCCCTTGCTCCAGCCGGCGGCGAAGAAGGCGTCCACCAGAGCCGGATCGGCATGACCGCGGGTCTCGGTCAGATTGCGGGCAAGCCGCGCGAGGGCGTCGAGCTTGGCATCGAAGCTGGCGCGGCCCGAGCGGATTTCCAGGATCTGGTCGGGCGTGAAGCCCATCATGCCGCCGATGACCGTATGCGCCGCCAGGCAGTATTCGCAGTCATTCACCTGGCTGACGACGAGGTTGATGACCTCGCGGGCCTTGCCGACGATGGAGGAGCGGGCGTTCTGCAGGGCGAGATAGGTGCCCAGCGCGTGCTCGGAGTGGGCGAAGGTCGCATAGAGGTTCGGCACCTTGCCGAACTTCGCCGCGATCTGGTCGAAGATCGCCTGATTGGCGGCGCTTACCTCGTCACGGCTGGGGACGTTGATCGGGGTCATGGCAGTCTCTCCTCTTGTGTGCGGCGGCTCGCCGGCCGTCGATGGGGAGAGAGTGTCTCATTCACGCATCGGCGATAACGCGCGTTGCGCGGAGAAAATATATTCGTAATATGTATGAATGACGGACGTCGTCGCGCTCTTTCGTACCTTCACCCGGGTCGTCGAAACCGGCTCGTTCTCGGCCGTGGCGCGCGATCTGTCGACCTCCCAGCCCACGGTCTCCCGCCAGATCGCCCAGCTCGAGGACCATCTCGGCACCGTCTTGTTCCTGCGCACCACCCGGGCGCTCACCCTGACGGATGACGGCCGCGTTCTCTACGAACAGGCACGGCGCACGCTGGAGGCCCTGGCCGAGGCGGAGGGCTCGGTGGGCCGGCGGCGCGGCAAGCCCTCGGGCCGGCTGCGGCTCGCCTGCGCCGGGGTCTTCGGACGGCTTCATGTCATCCCGCGGCTGCCCCGGTTTCGCGCCCGCTATCCCGACGTGGAGATCGCCCTCGTCATGGGAGACGGCTATGCCGACCTAGTGGAGGAGGGCATCGACCTCGCCATCCGCGTGGGCACGCCGAGCGAGAGCGGCCTCGTCGCCCGCCGCATCGGCACGACGCGTCGCGTCGTGGTGGCGACGCCCGCCTATCTCGCGGCCCGCGGCCGGCCCGAGACGCCAGCCGATCTCACCGCCCATGACTGCGTCGTCTATGACCGGCTGCTCACCGGCGCGACCTGGCCCTTCGTCACGCCGGCTGGCCCCATCAGCGTGCCCGTCGAAGGGCCGATCCAAGTCAACAACACCGAGGCGGTGAGGGCTGCGGTCCTGGAGGGCCTTGGCATCGGCTATGTGCCGAGCTGGCATTTCGTCGAAGGCGAATTGGAGGATGGCCGCCTCACCGTTCTGCTGCGCGACTTCGAAGCGCCGCAGCAGCCCATCAGCGCCGTCTATCCCTCGCGTCGCCACCTCGCGCCCAAGGTCCGCTGCGCCATCGACTATTTCGCCGCCGAATTCGCCCTGGATCCCCGGCTCAGCATCGCCGCGGGCTAGTGCCGCGAGTCGCGACACTGGACGCCTTGGATCGGGATGCGGCCCGATGCGGCCCGCGAGGCACCGCGCCTCAGTCGTTCTCGCCGGTTTCAGCGAAGCGGAAGCCGTCTTCCTTCTTCGTGAACAGGAAAAACATGTCGCCGCATAAGATCGTGTAGCTCTCGGTGCCGTCGCCGCTCCGATCGTAGACCGGGCGCGCGGTCTGCAGGCAGGACCGGTTTCGCGCGGTGAAGATCTGCCGGTAGACGCGGCCCTCGAAGGCGGCGCGATCATGCAGATCGCTGGCATGGAGCATCGGCAGGCGCGTCAGCGCGGTGACTGCGCTGCGGTCATTGGCCTGCACGGCCTGGCGGAAGGAGCCGATGAACTGGCGGAACTCAGCGGCAATGGCCGGAGGCGCGGCCGGCGCCCGCTGGGCCTGGGCCCCGGCTGCGGAGAAGGCGGCGAGAACGATCCCGCAGGCGGCGGCGAAGGCGGTACGGCGGCGGCTGAGCGACATGACGGTGATCCCGGTTGGCAGGGCCTGAGGGCTGCGGGCCAGCTCCGAGGCCTGGCGGTGATGCGCCCGCTTGAGCAGTCGTCATCCGCGCAAGGTGCCGAGGAGGCGCCTTCGCAGACGGCCGGCTGTCGAGAGGCGTGGCCCGTTCCGTAACGCGTTATGTCAGGGAAATGCTGGAGCCTCGTGCTTCAAGGGAGGACGGCATGTTTCCAACGCTGCCGCGCCGGATGTTGCCGCGGGCCGGCGGCGATGGCGCGGCGGCAAGGCTTCGCAAGGCCGCTCCGGTCCAGCCGCAAACGGCGAAGGCCCCGCCGTGGGGCGGGGCCTTCTGGTCATTCCTGGACGACACTGCGCGGCATGCCCCGCCCGAGCGGGAGGGCATGCACCGGCGCCGCTATATCAGCTGCAGCCCGTCGTCGAGCCGCAGGTGTCGCACTTCAGGCAGGTGCCGTTGCGCACCAGCGTGAAGTTCGAGCATTCGGGGCAGGCATCACCGACATAGCCGCGCAGCTTGGCTTCGGCGCGCCGGTCGGCGGTGGACCGCTCGGCCTTGGCTTCCGGCGCCGCCTCCGCCGCCGTGTCGAACAGCGCGGTGAGGGCGGGGGAGACGGCAGCGGCCACCTCCTCCTTCAGCGCCGTGGCGCCGACGGTCGCCGGGCCGCGCGACATGGTCACCACCGTGCCGGTGCGGCCATCGCTCGACAGCGAGCCGGGGGTTGCGAGGCCGGACTGGCCCGTGACCACCGTGAACTTGTCGGTCTTGCCGCGCACCAGGCCCTTCGACAGCACCGCCTTGGCGACGCCTTCCGAGGCGCCCGAGCCCAGCGCGTCGTAGCGGCTCTCGCCGGGATCGACATGGCCGAGGTCGGAGCGGGCGAGATAGCTCACCGCCAGCTCGCGGAAGACGTAGTCGAGGATCGACGTCGCATACTTGATGGTGTCGTTGCCCTGGACGGGACCGGCCGGCTCGAAGCGGGTGAAGGTGAAGGCCTCCACATACTCGTCCAGCGGCACGCCGTACTGGAGACCCAGCGAGATGGCGATGGCGAAGTTGTTGAGCAGCGAGCGGAGCGCCGCGCCCTCCTTGTGCATGTCGATAAAGATCTCGCCGAGGCGGCCGTCATCATACTCGCCGGTGCGCAGGTACACCTTGTGGCCGCCGACGACGGCCTTCTGGGTGTAGCCCTTGCGGCGGTCCGGCATGCGCTCGCGCTCGCGCACCACCTGCACGCGCTCGACCACCTTCTCGACGATCCGCTCGGCCAGCGCCGCGGCGCGGGCGGCCTGCGGCTTCTCCAGCAGCTCCTCGACGCCGTCCTCGTCCTCGTCGTCCTCGATCAGCTGGGCGTTGAGCGGCTGCGAGAGCTTCGAGCCGTCGCGGTAGAGGGCGTTGGCCTTCAGCGCCAGCTTCCACGAGAGCATGTAGGCGCTCTTGCAGTCCTCGACGGTCGCCTCGTTCGGCATGTTGATCGTCTTGGAGATGGCGCCCGAGATGAACGGCTGGGCCGCCGCCATCATGCGGATGTGGCTCTCCACCGAGAGGTAGCGCTTGCCCTTGCGGCCGCAGGGATTGGCGCAGTCGAAGACCGCGTAATGCTCGGTCTTCAGGTGCGGCGCACCCTCCAGCGTCATGGCACCGCAGACATGCTCGTTGGCCGCCTCGATGTCCTTCTTCGAGAAGCCGAGCCGCGGCAGCAGCTCGAAGCCCGGCGCGTTCAGCTCATCGGCGGGGATGCCGAGGGTCTTCACCACGAAGTCCTCGCCGAGCGTCCACTTGTTGAAGACGAACTTGATGTCGAAGGCTGTCTTGAGCTGGGCCTCGACCTTGGCGATCGCCTCGTCGGTGAAGCCCTTGGCGCGCAGCGTCGTCGGGTTGATGGCCGGGGCCTGGGCGAGCGAGCCGTGGCCCACTGCATAGGCCTCGATCTCCGCGATGTCGCTCTCGCGATAGCCGAGGGTGCGCAGCGCCTCCGGCACCGCCTGGTTGATGATCTTGAAGTAGCCGCCACCGGCCAGCTTCTTGAACTTCACCAGGGCGAAGTCGGGCTCGATGCCGGTCGTGTCGCAGTCCATGACCAGGCCGATCGTGCCGGTGGGCGCGATGACCGAGACCTGGGCGTTCCGGTAGCCGTTCTTTTCGCCGAGGGCGAGCGCCTCGTCCCAGGCGCGGGTGGCATGGGCGACGAGGCCCGGCACCGGGCAGTTGGCATGGTCGAGCGGGACCGGGTTCACCGACAGCGCCTCGTAGCCCGTCGCCTCGCCATGGGCGGCGCGGCGATGGTTGCGGATGACGCGCAGCATGTGCTCGCGGTTCGGCTGATAGCCGGGGAAGGGCCCGAGCTCGCCCGCCATCTCCGCCGAGGTCTTGTAGGAGATGCCGGTCATGACCGCGGTGAGGGCGCCGGCAAGGGCCCGGCCCTCGTCGGAGTCATAGGGAATGCCCATGGTCATCAGCAGGCCGCCGATATTGGCGTAGCCGAGGCCGAGGGTGCGGTACTCGTAGGAGAGCTCGGCGATCTGGCGCGAGGGAAACTGCGCCATCAGCACGGAGATCTCGAGCACGACGGTCCACAGGCGGCACAGGTGCTCGTAGCCGGCGATGTCGAACTGCTTGGCCTTCGGATCGTAGAACTGCAGCAGGTTGGCGGAGGCCAGGTTGCACGCCGTGTCGTCGAGGAACATGTACTCCGAGCACGGGTTCGACGCGCGGATGGGACCCGCCGCCGGGCAGGTGTGCCAGTCGTTCATCGTCGTGTTGAAGTGCAGGCCCGGATCGGCGGACGCCCAGGCGGCGTGGCCGATCTTCTCCCAGAGGTCGCGCGCCTTCAGGGTCTTGGTCACCTTGCCGGTGGTGCGGGCGGTCAGCTTCCAGTCGCCGTCGGCCTCCACCGCCTGCAGGAAGTCGTCCTTCAGCGAGACGGAGTTGTTGGAGTTCTGGCCGGCCACCGTCAGGTAGGCCTCGGAATCCCAGTCCGTGTCGTAGATCGGGAAGGTGATGTCGGTGTAGCCCTGGCGGGCGAACTGCATGACGCGCTTGATGTAGTTGTCCGGCACCATGGCCTTGCGCGCGGCCTTCACCTCGCGCTTCAGCGCCGGGTTCTGGTTCGGGTCGAAGCAGGCATCGCCGTCGCCCTCACAGTTCACGCAGGCCTTCATGATGGCCTTGAGGTGCTTGGCGACGACCTTCGAGCCGGTCACCAGCGCGGCGACCTTCTGCTCCTCGGTGACCTTCCAGTCGATATAGGCCTCGATGTCCGGATGGTCGGCATCGACCACCACCATCTTGGCGGCGCGGCGCGTCGTGCCGCCCGACTTGATGGCGCCGGCGGCGCGGTCGCCGATCTTCAGGAAGCTCATCAGGCCCGAGGAGCGGCCGCCGCCGGCGAGCTTCTCGCCCTCGCCGCGCAGGTGGCTGAAGTTCGAGCCGGTGCCCGAGCCGTACTTGAACAGGCGCGCCTCGCGGACCCAGAGGTCCATGATGCCGCCGTCATTGACGAGATCGTCCGCCACCGACTGAATGAAGCAGGCATGCGGCTGCGGATGCTCGTAGGCCGACTGCGACTTGACCAGCTTGCCGGTCTCGAAATCCACGTAGTAGTGGCCCTGGCCGGGGCCGTCGATGCCATAGGCCCAGTGCAGGCCGGTGTTGAACCACTGCGGCGAGTTCGGCGCGACCATCTGGCGGGCGAGCATGAAGCGCAGCTCGTCGAAGAAGGTGCGGGCGTCCTCCTCCTGGTCGAAATAGCCGCCCTTCCAGCCCCAGTAGGTCCAGGTGCCGGCGAGACGGTCGAAGACCTGCTGGGAGGTGGTCTCACCCACCCAGCGATCCTTCTCGGGAAGCTCCGTCAGCGCCGCCTCATCGGGCACAGAGCGCCACAGCCAGGAGGGAATGGTGCTCTCCTCGACCTTCTTCAGGCGCGCCGGCACGCCGGCCTTGCGGAAATACTTTTGCGCGAGGATGTCGGCCGCCACCTGGCTCCACGCCTCCGGCACCTCGATGCCTTCCAGGCGGAAGACGATCGAGCCGTCGGGATTACGGATTTCCGACGTCGCTTGGCGGAAGGCGATCCCCTCGTAGGGCGACTGTCCAGCCTTCGTGTAACGCCTGTCGATGCGCATCGTCCGATCCTCGTATCGCGGCGGAGAGTGTGCTCCCTCGCCGACATTGGGTCCAGCGATCTGGACCTGCCCCGCCCGGTGTTATCCGGGCCCCATTTGTCGCCCCGGCCAGCTTGTCACCGCTCTCCACAGGGAGGGGCCGCCGGCTCGTTGTGAAAGTGTCGCCGTCCGGTTCGCGAACGGACCCCTCGCGGCTCCCTGCACGGACCCGGGAGCACCGCCGTGGCGGGCTCTCCCGAGGGAGCAGAGACACGTCTCCGGCACCAACGCAGAACTGCGTCGGCCACCTTCAAAAGCCGTCTGGGGAAGGTCCGGCAGGGACTTGAAACGAACCGCCGAACCGAAGGCGAACCTATGCGGCAGGCACTGATGACGTCAAGATATAGTGGGCCCGAGTAAACGAGACCCTAAATATGGTGGGTGCCGCCAAATTTTCCAGGGAATGGCCTCTTGCGCCGACCCAAGTGTCGGGAATCCCGAGGAGATTCGGCAAGGGGATTCTGGAGCGGGTCTCGGGCGACCGGCGATTCCCGCGAAATCAAGGGACAACTCGGCCCGCCGTCCCCAGGCCGGCGCGGGGCCATGTGGCAGAATCGTGACAACGCCGTCGCCTCGTGACGGGACAAGGGACGGGTCCGCCGAAGCGCCGGCGCGATCCTTCCCCAGCGTTTCCGCCCCTTTGCCGTCTCCGGGTCGAATCGCGCCGGTGAGCGAACGGATCGAATCGGTCCCGAAACGGAAAACGGCCGGGTCGCCCCGGCCGTTCTGATCCTGATCCGTCGATGGCGAAGGTGCGTCAGGCGCCCTTGCGATTCCACCAGCCGGCGCGGCGCGGGGCGGTGGCATCGGTCGTCTGCACGACCTCCACCGGTTCCGGATCCGGCGTGCGGCGACGCTTCACCGGCTCGGGAGCCGGCTCCGGCGCGGCGGGGGCTGCCGCCACCGGTGCAGGTGCGATCTGCGGAGCCGCGACGACCGTATCGATCGGCTCGGCCGGCGGCGTGCGGCGACGACGGGGCACCTCCTCGGCTGCGGGCGCCTCGGCAGCAGCCGGGGCGGGGGCTTCGGCGCCATCCTCGGTGATCGCCACGGCGCGGGGGCCGCGTCCACGGCGACCGGCATGGCGCGGCGCAGGCGCCGCATCGCTGTCCTCGGCGACGGGGAAGGGATCCTCGCCGGCGGGCGCATCGGCCGCGCCATCGGCATCGCCCTCGCCGGACGCCGCCTCGGCCGAACCCTCTTCGTCCTCGCGACGACCGCGGCGACCGCCACGGCGACCGCGACGGCGGCGGCGACGCTCGCTCTCGGCGCCTTCCTCGTCGGACGCCTCGCCCTCGCGGGCACCGGCCTCGGCCTCCTCGGCCTCGTCGCCCGAGTCCTCGCCGGAGCCATCCTCGCCCTCGGCGTTGTCCTCGTCGGAACCGTTGCCGGCCTCCAGGCCCTCCTCGCGCTCGCCGTTGCGACCGCGGCGGCGACGACGGCGGCGACGGCGGCGGCGCTCGCCGGCCTCATCGCTCTCGCCACGCTCGCTGCGTTCGCCGCGCTCGCGGGAGCGCTCGCCACCCTCGGCCTCGCGGCTGCCGCCCTCGTCCTCCTCGGCCTCCTCGATGACCTCGTCCTCGACGAGATCCTCGGGCTCCACGGGAACGGGCAGGGCGGCCGGCGGCTTGTAGGCCGTCTCCGGGGTGTGCACCTGCGCGCCCTTCTCGATGGCGAACATGTGCGTGCCGGTGATGGTCTCGTCGGCAGTGATATCGATGCTGACGCGGAAGCGCGTCTCCAGCTCATGCAGGTGGGCGCGCTTGTTGTTGAGCACGTAGAGCGCCACGGCCGTGCGCGTGCGCACGATGACATCGTGGGTCGCCGCCCGGAGCAGCTGCTCCTCGACCGAGCGCAGGAGGTGCAGCGCGACGGAGGAGACGGAGCGCACATGGCCGAGGCCGGCGCAGGTCGGGCAGGTCTCGGTCGAGCTCTCCAGCACGCCGGTGCGGATGCGCTGGCGGCTCATCTCGAGCAGGCCGAAATGCGAGATGCGGCCGACCTGGATGCGCGCCCGGTCGTTCTTCAGCGCATCCTTCATGCGCTTCTCGACGGCGCGGTTGTTGCGGCCCTCGTCCATGTCGATGAAGTCGACGACGATGAGGCCCGCAAGGTCACGCAGGCGCAGCTGGCGCGCCACCTCGTCGGCGGCCTCCAGATTGGTGCGCAGCGCCGTGTCCTCGATATTGTGCTCGCGCGTCGAGCGACCCGAGTTGACGTCGATGGCGACCAGCGCCTCGGTCGGGTTGATGACGATGTAGCCGCCGGACTTCAGCTGCACCGTGTTCGAGAACATGGCGTCGAGCTGCGCTTCCACGCCGCTGCGGGCGAAGATCGGCTGGGGCTCGCGATAGGGCCGGACGTTCTTCGCATGGCTCGGCATGAGCATGCGCATGAAGTCCTTGGCTTCCTTGTAGCCCTCTTCGCCGGCGACCAGGACCTCTTCGATGTCCTTGTTGTAGAGGTCGCGGATCGAGCGCTTGATCAGCGAGCCCTCTTCATAGACCAGCGTCGGCGCGTGCGACTGGAGCGTCGTCTCGCGCACCGTCTCCCACATGCGCAGGAGATATTCGAAGTCGCGCCGCACCTCGGTCTTGGTGCGGTTGGCGCCCGCCGTGCGCAGGATGACGCCCATGCCCTCCGGAACGTCCAGCTCGCTGGCGATTTCCTTGAGCTTCTTGCGGTCGGCGGTGTTGGTGATCTTGCGGGAGATGCCGCCGCCACGGGCGGTGTTGGGCATCAGCACCGAATAGCGGCCGGCGAGCGACAGGTAGGTGGTGAGCGCCGCGCCCTTGTTGCCGCGCTCCTCCTTCACGACCTGCACCAGCATGACCTGGCGGCGCTTGATGACCTCCTGGATCTTGTACTGCTTGCGCGGACGGAACGACCGGTCCGGCATGTCCTCATAGGCGTCGCCGGCGCCGACGGACTCGACCTGGTCCTCCTCGGCGGTGCCGTTCTCGCCCTCGTCCTCGTCGTCCTCGTCGTCGTGCTCGTCATCACCCGCCTCACGGGCCTCGGACGCCTCGTCGCTCGTGGCCGGCGCGTCGGCAGCGTCGCTCGCCTCGGCGGTCACGGGAGTGGCGTCGGTCACCACCTCGGCGGCATCGGCCGCAGCGGTCTCGTGGGTCTCGGAGGCCTCGCCGGCCTCGGCGTTGGTCTCGGTCTCGAGTTCGGCCTCGCCGCTCACCGCCTCGGAGGTACGGGCCTCCGCGGCCTCGTTGCGCGGACGGCGCTCGCCGCGACGGCGACGGCGCCCATTGCCGCTCTTGCCGCGATCGGAGCGACGGCCGCGGCCATTCTCCTCGTCATCCTCGTCGCGGTGCTGGCGCGCCTCTTCGGCGAGC
This portion of the Phreatobacter oligotrophus genome encodes:
- a CDS encoding Rne/Rng family ribonuclease produces the protein MANKMLIDAAHPEETRVVVVRGNRVEEFDFESQSRKQLRGNIYLAKVTRVEPSLQAAFIEYGGNRHGFLAFSEIHPDYYQIPVADREALLAEEARQHRDEDDEENGRGRRSDRGKSGNGRRRRRGERRPRNEAAEARTSEAVSGEAELETETNAEAGEASETHETAAADAAEVVTDATPVTAEASDAADAPATSDEASEAREAGDDEHDDEDDEDEGENGTAEEDQVESVGAGDAYEDMPDRSFRPRKQYKIQEVIKRRQVMLVQVVKEERGNKGAALTTYLSLAGRYSVLMPNTARGGGISRKITNTADRKKLKEIASELDVPEGMGVILRTAGANRTKTEVRRDFEYLLRMWETVRETTLQSHAPTLVYEEGSLIKRSIRDLYNKDIEEVLVAGEEGYKEAKDFMRMLMPSHAKNVRPYREPQPIFARSGVEAQLDAMFSNTVQLKSGGYIVINPTEALVAIDVNSGRSTREHNIEDTALRTNLEAADEVARQLRLRDLAGLIVVDFIDMDEGRNNRAVEKRMKDALKNDRARIQVGRISHFGLLEMSRQRIRTGVLESSTETCPTCAGLGHVRSVSSVALHLLRSVEEQLLRAATHDVIVRTRTAVALYVLNNKRAHLHELETRFRVSIDITADETITGTHMFAIEKGAQVHTPETAYKPPAALPVPVEPEDLVEDEVIEEAEEDEGGSREAEGGERSRERGERSERGESDEAGERRRRRRRRRRRGRNGEREEGLEAGNGSDEDNAEGEDGSGEDSGDEAEEAEAGAREGEASDEEGAESERRRRRRGRRGGRRGRREDEEGSAEAASGEGDADGAADAPAGEDPFPVAEDSDAAPAPRHAGRRGRGPRAVAITEDGAEAPAPAAAEAPAAEEVPRRRRTPPAEPIDTVVAAPQIAPAPVAAAPAAPEPAPEPVKRRRTPDPEPVEVVQTTDATAPRRAGWWNRKGA